The genomic window GCATTGGCCTTAACGGAACTTAATCTTGGAATTGGTCCTTTTGTTATCGGTCCTTATGTGGAAAGAAAAATAGGAAAATCACAATTTTCAGCGATGGCGATCGATGCAGACTTCAGATCCGCAGCATGGGCAGAACAGCACAATATTTATCACTCAGTTTCAGAAAATATTGCAGAAATGGATTCTAAGTTAGAGAAGTTTTTGAACACTTTGGCTACAAGAAGTGAAGATGCTTTAGCTTTAATCAAGAAAGTGTCTTGGGAAGGAACAGATCATTTCAATGAATTGATGCCTGCAAGAATTCATATGAGTGCAAGCCTTATTCTGGAAGATTCTGCTAAAAAGAATATTGAATCAATCAAAGAAAGATTGAGAGTAAAATAATTTGACAGTTTTAAAATAAAAAAAGCGTTGCTAGATTTTCTAACAACGCTTTTTTTAAGGTTTTAAGCTTTCAGTAAATTAATGGAAACCGTTGCAAGCTCAGAGTTCGGGAATTTCCGGAAAAGGTCTTTGTCGATTTTTAAACCGGTTTCTTCACAGATTTTCCTGAAAACATCAATTTCCAGAATATATTGATCTGAAAAGCCATGAGTAGCTTCATAAGCGGTAGCTGCAGTTTTTCCCAGATTTTCACGAGTGAGTTTTGGAGCCAAAGAATGAAGTTCTATGATGAGAAGTCCGTTCTTTTGAATGTAAGGAAGCCAAAGTTCAAGATGTTCTTTTAAACTTTCTTCAACTAATGCATTCGGAAGCCTTTTCCCACGATATGCAAATGCTCCTGTTGAAGTACTTATTCTTTGTGGATTTTTGTTGCCGGGAGCTTGCCAGATTCTGTTATGGTCTAGAAATGTTCTGATATTGAGAAGCTCAGAAAGCTCAATTTCGTAATTATCTTTTAAATCTTCTGCCAGTTTTTTCGGATTTCCGATGTCGCCCCAGATTACTTTGGCCCAAATATCATTATTAATCAGGTTGGCTCTTGTTACTTTCAATGCAGCCGGATTATAATCTGCGCCTACCAGAAATAAAGGATATTCTTCAAGCATTTTTCCCCGTAACGTATATCTTTCAATGGTTTCAAAAATATGCTGGATGAAGGCGCCGTTTCCGCAACCCATATCCAAAACGCCTTTGGGCTGTAAATGAATAGGCTGATTAAAAATCTGAATGATAAAATCATTGGCGACTTTAAAATAATTGGAATGAGCGCCTCCGCTTCCCCAAACATTCATCGCTCTGTCTACATGTATTTCATCTTCTCCTTCTTCAACATCTCTTATTTTACCGGCATTTCCGAATAAAAGTTCGTCCATTTTATTCATGAGTGGAAGATAAGAAACGGTAACTCCGTAAGAAGCGGCTCTTTTGGCAAAGTAAATTCCGGTTTCTGTAAACTTATAAGTGTTTCCTGATTTTTTAAACCACTCTAAATGGGTAAGGAAATCTAAAATAATTTCAAAGTTTTCAGAGTTTTTATGAAATTCTGCGGCCTGAAAAGAGGTCTCCATAAAATATTTGTGAAACATTCCGGTCATTCCAAGATAGACAATGAGAGGTCCGATTACGCATCCTTCAATATGTTTGAGGATTTGTTCCTGGACTTTTTTTTCTTCCGGATCTTCGGAAAAAGCAATTCCGAAATTATCTTTAATGGAATGGGTAAGTTTTTCAAATTCTTCGATAAATAAAGCATCTGTAACTTGATTTTTTATATCAACCGATTTTTTTTGGAAAGAAATTACTTTAAGATATAGAGGAGAGTATTTTTGGAGAAATTGTGTATGGCTGTTTTCTGAAATAATAATGTTATCGGTTGTATTGTTGAGTTCATACTCTAAGAAACCTTGTGAAGCCAAACTCCGTAAAGCAACATTCAGATAGCCTTCGTTGGCTTTGTAGATTTTGGTGAGTTCTGATAAGGAAATGCTCTTTTTGTCGATGATATAGCATAAGATTTCACGCTTGATCAACGAAGCCACAATGGGAGCTGTAACAATCCCGTCCAGATGTCTGAAAATTAGCGAACGTAAAATTTCTTTATCCATAATTTTCAAGTGTTAGTTTTCCTAAAGTTAAGAATTAGTTTAAAGCTTAATGAAA from Chryseobacterium camelliae includes these protein-coding regions:
- a CDS encoding class I SAM-dependent methyltransferase, with the translated sequence MDKEILRSLIFRHLDGIVTAPIVASLIKREILCYIIDKKSISLSELTKIYKANEGYLNVALRSLASQGFLEYELNNTTDNIIISENSHTQFLQKYSPLYLKVISFQKKSVDIKNQVTDALFIEEFEKLTHSIKDNFGIAFSEDPEEKKVQEQILKHIEGCVIGPLIVYLGMTGMFHKYFMETSFQAAEFHKNSENFEIILDFLTHLEWFKKSGNTYKFTETGIYFAKRAASYGVTVSYLPLMNKMDELLFGNAGKIRDVEEGEDEIHVDRAMNVWGSGGAHSNYFKVANDFIIQIFNQPIHLQPKGVLDMGCGNGAFIQHIFETIERYTLRGKMLEEYPLFLVGADYNPAALKVTRANLINNDIWAKVIWGDIGNPKKLAEDLKDNYEIELSELLNIRTFLDHNRIWQAPGNKNPQRISTSTGAFAYRGKRLPNALVEESLKEHLELWLPYIQKNGLLIIELHSLAPKLTRENLGKTAATAYEATHGFSDQYILEIDVFRKICEETGLKIDKDLFRKFPNSELATVSINLLKA
- a CDS encoding enoyl-CoA hydratase/isomerase family protein, giving the protein MSDFVRSEIKNNIAEITFGTAKSNSLPGAILEKLAQTILDEGAKAEVKAILVKSEGEKAFCAGASFDELLAIEELEASTRFFGGFAKVLNAMRNCGKIVVVRVQGKTTGGGVGLACGADYCFATKDSALALTELNLGIGPFVIGPYVERKIGKSQFSAMAIDADFRSAAWAEQHNIYHSVSENIAEMDSKLEKFLNTLATRSEDALALIKKVSWEGTDHFNELMPARIHMSASLILEDSAKKNIESIKERLRVK